The segment GTCATGTATGTCCTATTCACCATTTCCTCTGATAACATGCTCTGATAACAGCCATTCCTATTATTTTAGTTGTGTCTTAGTTTGTAAAGCACCATGTGCAgcagaaaatgcagaaaatgtgcCATATTAATAAATTTGACCTTAAACAAATCACTTTTAATCttaatttctgtatttattctgCAGATGTTGAACAAAGACtatgcaaagaaataaaaaaaaatcatacgtGAGAAATATGTTCTATATATGTTCTATATGTAGAGGTCTATCtgaatttattaaacaaaaaacatactttAATTGCAGGACCAATCCTGCAATAATTCAGGATTAAACCAAAGGTAAACCAAAGCCTAGGGCTCTGTGGAATGGATATGGACGTTGTAATGATGAcaaacaaggcaaggcaaatttatttgtatagcacatttcagtacagagacaatgcaaagtgctttacatgattaaaatagaaaataaaaatctgaataaaagcaGCGgtgcctccagaaatgtttcataggggtggccagatggagccacttaaactcttggggtggcagtgaaactaaaagccataatttcaggattttattctgctgttgtagtgaagctgcctgtagaaaactatcataACACCTACTAacatcttttggtttttaatgtttttatttttaatgttcccaatgatctaatgtgcttagaccaataacagtacagttaacattttgagttgaacaataattcctttttattgtgtaattatatttagaataaaGTGTAacttacatttattaatttattggaaaacaaaacagttaataggggaaagtagatactggcagatacaaataaaagctcaATAGAAGCTCAGGAAGAGTGACTTCCTACAATTTACACTGACCAGTGGAGTGGCCAGGACATAGCACTTTGGGGCAAGGCTACCCCCACTGGCCATCCCCTGGTGGTGCCACTGAAttaaagcaagtaggaataaaacatggagacaaaatagaacatgggaagataaaagcaaacattaaaaacagttagactacaaagttgaactaatgatgtttcagtaacacaatttaactagaacagtcgaaggcaatcctaaacaaatgtgtttttaatcttgatttaatgGAGCTCAGGCTGTCCGCacgttttctggaagtttgttccagataagtggagcatagaaacTGAATGCtgtttctccttgtttagttctggttctaggtatgcagagtaggctggagccagaaaacctgagtggtctggagggttgatacactgataacaagtctgtgatgtatttaggtgctaagccattcagtgatttatagactaacagaagtattttaaagtctattctctgagatacagggagccagagtAAGGACTTTAGatctggggtgatgtgctctattttcttagtcttagtgaggatgcggcgttctggatcagctgcagctgtctgatccactttttaggcagagcCGTGAatacaccattgcagtaatcaattctactaaagaaaacattcattttcaaggcacaaacaggcagaaatgaaaaaaaaaaaaacctgcagtttattaatgtgattacaTAGCAGTTACAACCAGTGTGCCTTTTAAAGTTACCATTCATTTACCCATTATTTAGGTTTTTGCAACCTTTTAACaactagaaataattaaaaacatcttaGAAAGTTTAATATAATATTGGAAAATCGAAGACAAAGACGATTTTGACTAGAATGCTCCATAAAGTAAGTAAAAGATTATTTGAGTCATTCATCAGTTGCTTAGCTAAATGTACTTGGGATAATTGTCTTGCTCAATAGTGAAAGCgttgttagggttagggtcatGAATGTCCACGGTGTCATCAATAATGACAAATCATCAAAATCAGTTGTCACTGCCAGTAATATGCTGATTGATATTAAGATACAAGCAAAGGCTGCTGATCTGTATGACTTCTCATATGaacatttaaatgacatttttgagTATAACTCTTTCCACATGTCCCACACAAAAATTGTTTCTCACCTTTGTGAGTTCTAACATGCTCGGTTAAATGACCTTTTCGAGTGAAACCTTTCCCACAGGTTTCACAGGAGAAAGGCTTTTCACCCGagtgaattctcatgtgttcTGTTATGTGACCTTTTCGgctaaaaccttttccacaaaCCTCACACgggaaaggcttctcacctgtgtgaattctcatatgaacaattaaattacattttaaaccaaaatatttTCCACAGGTCATACATGAAAAAGGCTTTGCACCTGTGTGAATTGTCATGTGAGCACTTAAAGAAGCTGTTTGactgaaactttttccacaggtcacacatgagaaaggcttttcgcctgtgtgagttctcaagTGAACAGTTAAATTACCTTTTGCAGCTACAGATTTCCCACAAATATTGCACGAGAAAGGCCTCTCGCCTGTGTGGGTTCTGATGTGATGGGTTAAATGGCTTTTTTGGCTAAAACCTTTTCTACAGATCCCACACGATAAACGCAGCTTACATTTGTGAATTCTCTTATGTTTGGTCAAGTGACTATtatgagaaaaatgtaaatcacATACTTTACAAGAATGCATATTCTTGTTCTTGAGGGTTTTGTTCTGCATCTTTTGTTTTGATCTGCCAGGGATGTGATcattttgtgtagttttttGCCACCTCTTTTTTCGGATCgtctctttgtatttttttaattccctGTCTTTGTCATTGTTTAATTCCTGATCCTTGTTCTCAGCTTCAAGGGCTTCCTTAGAAACATGCTTGCTCCTGATTGGTTCTAGAGTAATGCTGTATTTTTCTTCATAGGTAGGAGTCACCATAAAGTTATCAGTTTCCTGCTTCAGTACAAGATCCTCTTCATTATGAGTGATGCAGGGCTCTGTCTCTTCTTCTTTTACTGGAGGATCATTTGGCTCAATCTGCTCTTCTTTAATTTGTAGATATGCTGGTTCCTCCTGGATGCAGATGTGTTGATCAAGGGGAGCCTCctctatttttaaattttgctgcaggaagtctggacagaaagaaagacagttttttttgtttaatgaaaaagtATGGACACTTTCATCATTTAATACCTTTTCCAAGATGCCTTTGGAAAGCAGTGCACCCTCTAATgaccaaataaacaaacatacaGTTGACAACACACTGTACACAAGCCTGGTGAAATGGCAGGTTTTGTGacgtaaaaaaaagaagtaatttcAGAATATAGTTCCATTTTCAGAAATAGTACCCCATAGTTGTAATGCAGCTCTCCAGTTACCATGGGCTTTTTGATGGCTCCTGAgattgcggtaaggcgtattgcgtcacttcctgttttttttttatttttcccgcatactgagcatgcatgctcagtatgcgGGATTTAGGCAAAGCCATCgccaatgcagacgactgtctcTGTGGCTCTATGTTATTTCATGCGGAGTGattgctgcttgtcaagacttgctGCAATCTACTatgtttccttagataggacattttttgaccaatctgtatgaattgattgaatttgaccttgCAAATgaaattgccttgagatgacgtgtatcatgaattggcgcaatatatataaaattgaattcaattgaattgtaATGTCTGACTGACCCTTTCTGAACTCTACATAGTAAGAATTGTAAGAAGTGTTCTCCCATCTAAAGAGAGAGTGACTCTAACTGATTCACACTCAGATTTCTCCTGTTCTCTAGacaatttttcattaaaaaattcAACACTTCTGAAGAACtgatttcagttatttttattaatttttaatttaaatcttttGTAATCTTTATAACACTGAAGATATTTTCAGACCAAAATATTCCCCTGGAACTGCTTAGTCCTATTTTGTAAATTCAGATGATGGAAATCTTCATCATCAAATACTGGAAATTGGCTCCCAGTATTTGGAGCACAgcaaaacacaattttacaGGTTTGTTGCCATCTACAGCCCaactttatttcaaaaataattcttgTGTCTACCTAAGACGGACTGGGTTTGTGCTGCAAATTAGAACAGTTGTTAAAAAGGTTGCCTTGCAGCTAGAGGGTGTTAGATACTATAAACCAAGATTCAACAAATGAACAATGATGTTATTTTAGTTGGTATaataaatgtcagtttattcattttttgtagtgttttttaatTCACTCAAACGGTTATATTTGCACGATTAAAAAGTCTTCAGAAATTAACACTTTAAAGGGCCTCCAACAGCTTTCCTTAAATCATTGCATAGATAAAACGTTATCACCACTGGTGCTTCGTACCTATTCGGTGTAAGATTACCAGGGGAATCAGCTGTCTGCTCTGATCATCCATCTTTTCCTCCGGCTTGACGATGATTTATCTGAGCTCAGTGAATGTTTCTTCAACGGGAGCTACCTGCTCgttaataaaatctcaaaataaataaaacactcgTATGTTTCGCTTATCGACCATTAACGTCTAAATAATGTGTCTAAATAATAATCGTCTAAATAATAATCTAAAATTATTCCAAACAGAAATAACGGCAACACTTGTCCGCAGACAACGGTCGTCTTCCGGTGTTACGCCATGCCGTGTTTCCACAAACCACTGTCGCCCTCTATGGCAACCCAAAAGGGCCAGAAATGCTACTTTTACAAGGcatggtatttaaaaaaaaaaaaaaaaaaaaaaaagcaaaatacgCCATTTTAAGAAAGAACTTTGTAAAACATGGCGAAAAACCCATCAAAACGCTGTTTGTTTACACTATTTTAAGAAAACCTACTGAACggcaaacaaatttaaataaaggCAACAGCTTCTTAGTCACTAAATGCCACTTTTTACACATTACTGTGTGCAATGGCTTTAATAAATGGGGTATTTTACACCACTTCATGGCATTTACAACAGCACTGTCTTAAATTATGTTGGGCTCTGCCCCTACCTTTTTCATCTACTTAATTTGAATGCCAATCGCCCAATAAGAGAAGGGTAATTGCAGACCACACCAATTCATTACAGATTGAACAGTGTTGCACATAGATTTGACTGTTGTCAGTTTTTGTACTAATCTCATTATTTATTCTGATGtcttcaaattaaaataaaaacaacaaaatacataaTACCTTTGTCTAAAACAAATGACAACCGACCCACATTTTTGAAAGCAGAAAATAGTCCCTTTCTTgaattttacaaaagaaaagggAAGATATTGGTCTGAAGTCGTTTTTAATTAAATGGGAGATGTGTGTTTAAGGCCTTCGTGGCCTTTTGGTCTTTGTCGTTGCTGCCTACCCAATTTCTGACTATTTAGCTAATTATGGGGACTGGAGAATACTTGTGTATCAACGCTCAAATAACTTTCTTCACACCCTACCATTAGCCATTCAGGGAACAAGTGGAGGCCCACTTCACTGCCCATCATGCCAAGGTACATGCTAATGCTATCACATTTTCTGTCATCTCAATAACTGTCTTCAACAGTTATTGAGAGACAgggattaaaaaataagccaAATCATGTGCTTTCCAGGACCTTGGACAGCACACTGGCTAAAGCTGTATAGGCAGATAATTATCCTTGCTTTTTACTTTGCCAGTTTTATCCTTTATAATTCACACTAATACAACTGAAAAAAGTAAACTTGGCAAAATGCCATGGCCTAAATCCCCAGAAAAGCACAGGGGAAGTAAAGTTTTTACTGGAGAGTTTTAGGTTTTCTGCAGACACTTCATCAAGACTGCATGCCTTACTGGTCTTTAGACTCGTAACAGCATCATGAATGTTTTGAGGAGAAACTCACATCTTCATCGTCATCAATACTATCCACCATAAATGAAGAGTTTTTAACACAGTTAAACACTGTTCATAGTAGTGCTTCTGCCAGATCTGAGTTATCTCTTCTGCATCAATTAAACCTTCCATATTAGCTGGCAGACATATTTTATAGttatgcttttttatttctttccagaACTCACTGCACATAGGTATTTTGCAGTATTTCTTCGTGGCAGGcaaatttgaatttattgtgtCTCCattccttttaataaaatgttatgcatatTAAAAATTAATGTTTGTCCGTTtcttatgtttaaaaagaagaccttgtttctgtctgtctgcatgCCTCAACCCAAGCCTTGTAAGCCTATCTTgcctcagcatgatgctcctTTGACATGCTCATTCCAGCATGGTTTAGCTTTGTACAATTTATTCTTATACAGTGGTATACTAGAGACTTCACAATATTTTCATACAAGGAGCACAGGTCAGCaccatattattttttacagttaaCAACATGCCACACTGAAGCATCTGTTGGTATTTCAGTACTACTCAGCAAAGTGTCAGACTCAGCTAAATAGACTTTAGACCAATTTATTTTTCCAACCCTCATATTATTATGGGTGGACGATATTGAGACATAATAGCACAAGATATTTGTAAATATTATGCTTTAGCTACATTTAGAAGAAGTGGAATTAGTTTTGGacataagcaaaataaaatgtaaagctATGTGTTGCTATGTGTAGTTCATTCATAATTATCATACTGTCTTTATTCCTGCTATGTTACCCCTCCATGAAAACGGTATACGTTTCATATTATacctgttatttttatttggacTTAATCACAGCCCATTACAGATTTAATTTACCTTAGCCCTTAATGGTATTCAGTGATTTATTTCTAAACTACATAATGGCATGGGAGTAGTTGTCTTTTTACATGCGCAAAATTCATGAGTCAAACAGGGACATAATACATTATCTACCATGAAAAGAGCAGCAGTATTGTACAGTCAGCTAAGCAAACTGAATGTATATTCCCAAACTGTAAGCAACCCAATGTTTAGTTCAATTGGCATCATCATGTCAGAATTAGTAGTAGGTCTAATTGCATTAGTTTGACATAAAGTTTATGAATGTCATTATCAAAACCCCAAATTACTTAATTTTAAGGCTTGTAATTGTTTACCAAGTCACTGACTGCAATAACAATACACTTTGCATCATGATGCACATGGGTATGAGTACCTGTACATATTACTGAGTTATGGGCGGATCTGTGCTGTATTGCAAATGCAGGTACTGGCAGAAATATACAAGAATTGACTGGGTCATTGAAAAGTATACCATACATATTTGCAAATATCTCACAATGTATGGATAACTCAGAATTactcaaaattaaaatgttttgggctGGTGTTCTCAGCAGGTCTTACCAGTTCACCAACAGTATCAGGATCTGTTTACTGTAGTGCAATATTCAAACAATATGCAGGCATTATAAGATTCTTGAGGACCTTTAGCTAAGAAGTAAAGACAGAGGCAAAGTTGTGGCaatatgtgtttatttattttgcttctgAATGTcctccagttttatttttttcattttgatcaATGATTTTGTGTGTGCTGTCCTCAAGTAGCttgattattttttcattttgttctattattttttgtgtgtatgcatTGTCCCTTTCACATTGTTGTCTGATCATGCGAGCAAGTGAATCTCCACGGCGCTTTCTTGTTCGTGTTGCTGCAGACAGGCCAGTGCTGGTGGACGGTGCAGTGCTGTTGGACGTTGCAGACAGGTCAGTGCTGATGTACGGTGCAGACAGACTCGTGCTGGTGGACGCCCTTTTGATGCCATGGCATTAGTCACTGGACTCATGAGAATTTGACATAATGATGATTGTGATGTACTTACTGCCATGCTCCTTGCACCTTGCGTCTCTTCCCCGTAAAGAGGAAGTCCAGACGGGTGCGGGTCTGGATGAACCGAAGGATATCTTCGTCTGTGACTGAAAGGACAAAATGACAATGGTTTGATACCTACTCGCCCACAAATGTACATaggtctgttttatttttatttttttttgtaatttcttatGTTTTTCTGATGAAACGCATACAGACTTTAATTCTAACAGTAACCGGTCCAATTGCTTGTTATTGTCTCGTTAAACAGAGTTAACTGGCGATGATGTTGTTTTAATTGTTTCAGTTTTatgaatagctttttttttttcttacagaaaATGGTCTATACACAttataagcaaaataaacaatgtgtacaacataaacaaataatcagTTTACTTTTCAAAGTTAACAAATGTATATACATTATATTTTATCACATGACAGCTGGCGATTTCATTGCTTCCTTTGATTTCAAACTTTGCTGTTACACTATTTTTCTAATTGTAGCTCCTAGGTCCTGTTCCTTGACGTTTCATGAGGTCAACTGTAAGAAGACTATCGTGGAGAGGAAAGGATCTTCAGTTTCGGAGGTAGGTTTCGGACAGCCTTGAACTCATATCATTACACAATGGAATGCAGATGAATGATTCTAGGCCTACCTCCTTCCAAAAAAGAACTGGAAagtgtgcgctctcttctctcagaacatttttgtttccatGAGGGTAACTGTGTTTATGTCATGTCACGCACAGGTTTCCCTACGGCTCCTCAGCACAATTTAGGGACCTCACATGCTTGGTATGCTAATGGGACTATGacaggaagcatacaggctccttttcctacctccttccttactgactgcactactCATGGTGCACTTATGGTGAATGCTGATCCACAAGCTCAGATTTTTGTGTTCAACATATCCTGCCATTTTTGATGTTAGACTTTTACAGTTGATACATAAGAAATGCTTCTAATCTGAGTGAGATCTCATGTGCAAATTGAGATTACTTTTTaggttaaatgttttattacatgtactgcatgagaaaggcttctcacctgtgtgaattcGCAGGTGATCTGTTAAATGAGTCttttgaagaaaacattttccacaggtgatacaggaaaaaggcctatcacctgtgtgaattctcatgtgatCGGTTAAATGAGTCTTTTGAAGaaagctttttccacatgtcaAACAGGAGAaaggcctctcacctgtgtgagttctcaggTGTTTGTTCAAAAGACTTTTTAtagtaaaactttttccacaggtcaAACACGGAAAAGGCTTCTCTCccgtgtgagttctcatgtgacaagttaaatttcctttttgactgtaactttttccacaggtcacacatgagaaaggcttTTCACCTGTGTGACTTCTCATGTGTAGTTCTAACTGACTTCTTTGTGTGAAACCTTTTCCACAAATGCTACATGAGAAAGGCATCTCgcctgtgtgaattctcatgtgatAAATCAAATTACCTTTCTGATTAAAACTTTTCCCACAAGTCAGACATGGAAAAGGCTTTTCACCTGTGTGGACTCTCATATGTATATTCAAACTACTTTTGAACCTAAATGTTTTCCCACAGGTCAAGCATGAGAAAGGCTTTTCATCTGTGTGAGTTGTTAAGTGATGACTTAAATGAATTTTTTGAGTAAAACTTATTCCACAAACTGAACATGAGAAAGACTTTTCATCTGTGTGAACTCTTACATGcttttttaagaaagttttcTGGGAGAAACTTTTTCCACTGGTCAAACATGAGAAAGGTTTTTCCCTTGAGGGATTTCCCCCATGTCGGGTCAGGAAACTATTTTGAGGAATAATTTTAACACATATTTTACAAGAACACACACTTTTTTGTTCTGAATCATCAACACTGTCATTATGCTGACATCTCTTGTTTTGGATTTGCTCTTCATCTGTCTCTGATCCTGAATCTTCTTCACTGCTTCCATCCTGATCAGCTTCAGGAGTATCCTGAGAGATGCCTTGGTTCCAGTTTTGTTCTGGTTCAATGAGGTATTTTCCCTCATAATTAGAAGTCACCATGAAGGTCTCAGTCTCCTGCTTTAGCACAATCTGTGCTTCATCCTGACTTATGCAGAGttcatcttcttcctcttttatcTGCAGATGTTCAAGCTCCTTCTGCTCTTCTTTGATCTGCAATGGATCTATTTCCTCCTGGCCCGCTTTAGAGTTCCTCTGCTGGGGCCAGAGCTGCAGGTCCACAGGAGCCTCCTCCTTCTCAacatgatgctgtgggtctgacagtgcaaacagaaaaagaagCTTATTatctgagaaaaacaaaagcacactTACATTTTTGGGATTTTAACAGATATTTGGGATAAACTCATAcctaataaaacacacactTGGGATAAAAAGTGAACAAACATTGAAGTGTCAGGTTTTTGTgatatcaaaaagaaaataatgataaacagTTTCACCATATGGTTTCAATTTCAGACA is part of the Fundulus heteroclitus isolate FHET01 chromosome 13, MU-UCD_Fhet_4.1, whole genome shotgun sequence genome and harbors:
- the LOC118565242 gene encoding oocyte zinc finger protein XlCOF6.1-like — its product is MDDQSRQLIPLVILHRIDFLQQNLKIEEAPLDQHICIQEEPAYLQIKEEQIEPNDPPVKEEETEPCITHNEEDLVLKQETDNFMVTPTYEEKYSITLEPIRSKHVSKEALEAENKDQELNNDKDRELKKYKETIRKKRWQKTTQNDHIPGRSKQKMQNKTLKNKNMHSCKVCDLHFSHNSHLTKHKRIHKCKLRLSCGICRKGFSQKSHLTHHIRTHTGERPFSCNICGKSVAAKGNLTVHLRTHTGEKPFSCVTCGKSFSQTASLSAHMTIHTGAKPFSCMTCGKYFGLKCNLIVHMRIHTGEKPFPCEVCGKGFSRKGHITEHMRIHSGEKPFSCETCGKGFTRKGHLTEHVRTHKGEKQFLCGTCGKSYTQKCHLNVHMRSHTDQQPLLVS
- the LOC105931630 gene encoding eukaryotic translation initiation factor 3 subunit A isoform X2, with the translated sequence MSSPWRQEEVNDEHLTPTAETFTELKEIIVKSEEEIDGERRLLDFNRLPQIIVHQIDPQHHVEKEEAPVDLQLWPQQRNSKAGQEEIDPLQIKEEQKELEHLQIKEEEDELCISQDEAQIVLKQETETFMVTSNYEGKYLIEPEQNWNQGISQDTPEADQDGSSEEDSGSETDEEQIQNKRCQHNDSVDDSEQKITDEDILRFIQTRTRLDFLFTGKRRKVQGAWQASTSTSLSAPYISTDLSATSNSTAPSTSTGLSAATRTRKRRGDSLARMIRQQCERDNAYTQKIIEQNEKIIKLLEDSTHKIIDQNEKNKTGGHSEAK
- the LOC105931630 gene encoding zinc finger protein 655 isoform X3; this translates as MSSPWRQEEVNDEHLTPTAETFTELKEIIVKSEEEIDGERRLLDFNRLPQIIVHQIDPQHHVEKEEAPVDLQLWPQQRNSKAGQEEIDPLQIKEEQKELEHLQIKEEEDELCISQDEAQIVLKQETETFMVTSNYEGKYLIEPEQNWNQGISQDTPEADQDGSSEEDSGSETDEEQIQNKRCQHNDSVDDSEQKSVCSCKICVKIIPQNSFLTRHGGNPSREKPFSCLTSGKSFSQKTFLKKHSQTKISFGSSRPAPVWTSSLRGRDARCKEHGRRPPARVCLHRTSALTCLQRPTALHRPPALACLQQHEQESAVEIHLLA
- the LOC105931630 gene encoding eukaryotic translation initiation factor 3 subunit A isoform X4, producing the protein MSSPWRQEEVNDEHLTPTAETFTELKEIIVKSEEEIDGERRLLDFNRLPQIIVHQIDPQHHVEKEEAPVDLQLWPQQRNSKAGQEEIDPLQIKEEQKELEHLQIKEEEDELCISQDEAQIVLKQETETFMVTSNYEGKYLIEPEQNWNQGISQDTPEADQDGSSEEDSGSETDEEQIQNKRCQHNDSVDDSEQKITDEDILRFIQTRTRLDFLFTGKRRKVQGAWQ
- the LOC105931630 gene encoding zinc finger protein OZF isoform X1, whose amino-acid sequence is MSSPWRQEEVNDEHLTPTAETFTELKEIIVKSEEEIDGERRLLDFNRLPQIIVHQIDPQHHVEKEEAPVDLQLWPQQRNSKAGQEEIDPLQIKEEQKELEHLQIKEEEDELCISQDEAQIVLKQETETFMVTSNYEGKYLIEPEQNWNQGISQDTPEADQDGSSEEDSGSETDEEQIQNKRCQHNDSVDDSEQKSVCSCKICVKIIPQNSFLTRHGGNPSREKPFSCLTSGKSFSQKTFLKKHVRVHTDEKSFSCSVCGISFTQKIHLSHHLTTHTDEKPFSCLTCGKTFRFKSSLNIHMRVHTGEKPFPCLTCGKSFNQKGNLIYHMRIHTGEMPFSCSICGKGFTQRSQLELHMRSHTGEKPFSCVTCGKSYSQKGNLTCHMRTHTGEKPFPCLTCGKSFTIKSLLNKHLRTHTGERPFSCLTCGKSFLQKTHLTDHMRIHTGDRPFSCITCGKCFLQKTHLTDHLRIHTGEKPFSCSTCNKTFNLKSNLNLHMRSHSD